From Zhongshania aliphaticivorans, one genomic window encodes:
- a CDS encoding symmetrical bis(5'-nucleosyl)-tetraphosphatase, with translation MGRYAVGDLQGCLKPLQCLLNEVGFQAEHDQLWLVGDLVNRGPDSLETLRYLYSIRNSLRITLGNHDLHCLALARGATDRGRHPTLEALLNAPDCGELMDWLQQQALVLRSDDGRYLMSHAGIPAAWSSEQALSLSREIEAVLQSAQADDFFKEMYGDEPNRWDDNLSGLVRLRAITNHLTRMRLSNAEGELELQFKGAPADIPQGYRPWFEWQEPNTRSETLIFGHWAALECQTGRDDIIALDSGCVWGREMTMLDMDSGELHRCAC, from the coding sequence GTGGGCAGATATGCTGTAGGGGATTTACAAGGCTGTTTAAAACCCCTGCAATGTCTGCTCAACGAGGTCGGCTTTCAAGCCGAACACGATCAGCTCTGGCTAGTTGGTGACCTCGTCAACCGCGGTCCCGACTCACTTGAAACTCTGCGTTACCTCTACAGCATTCGCAATAGCCTGCGTATTACCCTCGGCAATCACGACCTGCACTGCCTTGCGCTGGCCCGCGGCGCTACTGACCGCGGCCGTCACCCCACGCTCGAAGCGCTACTTAATGCCCCCGACTGCGGCGAACTCATGGACTGGCTGCAACAACAAGCGTTGGTACTGCGCTCCGACGACGGCCGCTACCTAATGAGCCACGCAGGCATTCCCGCTGCGTGGAGCAGCGAACAAGCCCTGAGTCTGAGCCGTGAGATCGAAGCCGTTTTACAAAGCGCGCAGGCTGACGATTTTTTTAAGGAGATGTACGGCGATGAACCAAACCGCTGGGACGACAATTTAAGCGGCCTAGTCCGCCTGCGCGCCATCACCAACCACCTCACCCGCATGCGCCTTAGCAATGCCGAGGGCGAACTGGAATTACAATTTAAAGGCGCCCCAGCCGACATCCCCCAAGGCTACCGCCCGTGGTTTGAGTGGCAGGAACCAAATACCCGCAGCGAAACCCTTATATTCGGTCACTGGGCGGCACTGGAATGCCAAACTGGGCGCGATGATATTATTGCCCTAGACAGCGGCTGCGTGTGGGGACGAGAAATGACGATGTTGGATATGGATAGCGGGGAGTTGCATCGGTGCGCATGCTAA
- the folK gene encoding 2-amino-4-hydroxy-6-hydroxymethyldihydropteridine diphosphokinase — protein MAEVFLGLGSNIQRYRHMVKALDALAELFAPLRLSPVYESESVGFRGSLFLNMVVSFDTDMALAPLIDLLREIEVRLGRVPGAPKFSPRTLDIDILSYDNLCGNFAGIELPRDEVTYNAFVLRPLSELAPDHCHPVSGKTYRELWAGYVSEQKLWPVEFCWPS, from the coding sequence ATGGCTGAGGTGTTTTTGGGCCTGGGCAGTAATATTCAGCGCTACCGGCATATGGTGAAAGCGCTAGATGCCCTTGCTGAGCTGTTTGCGCCGCTGCGCTTGTCGCCGGTTTACGAGAGTGAGTCGGTGGGCTTTCGCGGTAGTTTGTTTTTAAATATGGTGGTGAGCTTTGATACCGATATGGCTTTGGCGCCCTTGATTGATTTGCTGCGTGAGATCGAAGTTCGCCTCGGTCGTGTGCCCGGCGCGCCTAAGTTCAGCCCTCGCACCTTAGACATTGATATTCTCAGCTACGATAATCTCTGCGGTAATTTTGCTGGCATTGAACTGCCCCGCGACGAAGTGACCTACAACGCCTTTGTGCTGCGGCCACTGAGCGAATTGGCGCCGGATCACTGTCACCCAGTGAGCGGCAAAACCTATCGCGAATTATGGGCGGGCTATGTCAGTGAGCAGAAACTGTGGCCGGTCGAGTTTTGCTGGCCGTCATAA
- the brnA gene encoding type II toxin-antitoxin system BrnA family antitoxin gives MKAKSLDKKFDDNQSDVIDELDLSSIKRPNQMQKRVNVDFPTWMIESLDKEASRLGVTRQSIIKVWLAERLEQSTLSKQMQPTRKARG, from the coding sequence ATGAAAGCTAAATCGCTGGATAAGAAGTTCGACGATAATCAATCGGATGTTATCGATGAGCTTGATCTTTCATCTATCAAGCGTCCCAATCAAATGCAGAAACGGGTTAACGTAGATTTTCCCACCTGGATGATTGAGTCACTTGATAAAGAGGCGTCGCGCCTAGGGGTTACTCGTCAGTCCATAATTAAAGTATGGCTTGCTGAACGTTTAGAGCAATCAACGTTGAGCAAGCAAATGCAGCCTACGCGAAAAGCGCGGGGCTGA
- a CDS encoding CCA tRNA nucleotidyltransferase, with product MKTYLVGGAVRDQLLDYPYHERDWVVVGARPEDLLALGYQQVGKDFPVFLHPKSKEEYALARTERKSGPGYHGFVCDFSPDITLEEDLSRRDLTINAIAQDEDKAIIDPYHGQRDLDAKLLRHVSPAFAEDPLRILRVARFTARYAHRGFTVAEETMALMRSMSRNGELATIAPERIWVELSKALGEQNPASFFEVLLNCDALAALFPEWAASFTPALLTLIDTAAAQALSLDQRFAISCSNLDASSCKTLCQNLRASNSASWLAERCAATTPLPAMESAEEWLKVLEQFDYARRPEQLANFIAIAQLLQPSETRLAMLGDAGEQLSAISAGELMSQGYKGAELGAALREQRLAALRAITGAN from the coding sequence ATGAAAACCTACCTCGTCGGCGGCGCAGTTCGCGATCAATTACTCGACTACCCTTATCACGAGCGTGACTGGGTGGTAGTGGGTGCCCGCCCCGAAGATTTGCTAGCACTCGGCTACCAGCAAGTGGGCAAGGATTTCCCGGTGTTCCTGCACCCCAAATCTAAAGAAGAATACGCTCTCGCCCGCACCGAGCGTAAAAGCGGGCCCGGCTATCACGGTTTTGTCTGCGATTTCAGCCCAGACATCACCTTAGAGGAAGACCTCAGCCGTCGCGATCTGACGATTAATGCCATAGCCCAAGACGAAGATAAGGCGATTATCGACCCCTATCACGGCCAACGCGATCTCGACGCTAAACTGCTGCGTCACGTGTCGCCCGCCTTTGCCGAAGATCCCCTGCGTATTTTGCGAGTCGCGCGTTTTACTGCCCGTTACGCCCATCGCGGCTTTACGGTCGCCGAGGAGACTATGGCCTTAATGCGCAGCATGAGCCGTAACGGCGAGCTGGCCACCATCGCCCCAGAACGAATTTGGGTAGAGCTAAGCAAGGCCCTGGGAGAACAAAATCCTGCGAGTTTTTTCGAGGTGCTGCTCAACTGCGACGCCCTCGCCGCACTCTTTCCTGAATGGGCAGCATCGTTCACGCCGGCGTTATTAACCCTGATCGATACCGCCGCCGCGCAGGCGCTGTCACTAGACCAGCGCTTTGCCATTAGCTGCAGCAATCTCGATGCCAGCAGCTGCAAAACCCTGTGCCAAAATCTGCGCGCCAGCAATAGCGCAAGTTGGCTAGCGGAACGCTGCGCGGCAACCACCCCACTCCCTGCGATGGAGTCGGCGGAAGAATGGCTAAAGGTTTTGGAACAATTTGATTACGCTCGTCGCCCCGAACAGCTAGCTAATTTTATCGCCATTGCCCAGCTACTCCAGCCCAGCGAGACCCGACTGGCGATGCTAGGGGATGCTGGCGAGCAATTGAGCGCCATTAGCGCTGGGGAATTAATGAGCCAAGGCTACAAGGGGGCGGAACTTGGCGCTGCTCTGCGCGAGCAACGCTTGGCAGCATTGCGGGCAATTACCGGCGCAAACTAG
- the folB gene encoding dihydroneopterin aldolase — MDIVYISELKVDTVIGIFDWERAHRQVVILSVELGTDIRAAAEHDDISKTLNYKAVTEALFGFVRDSEFRLIETLAERCAALIMAEFNVPWLRLSITKPGAMRQAKDVGVVIERGTPLSPIIGSRLGNANG; from the coding sequence ATGGATATTGTTTATATAAGTGAATTAAAAGTCGATACCGTTATCGGTATTTTTGATTGGGAACGTGCGCACCGGCAGGTAGTGATATTAAGTGTGGAGCTGGGTACCGATATTCGCGCGGCTGCCGAGCACGACGATATTAGCAAAACACTGAATTACAAAGCGGTGACTGAAGCCTTATTTGGATTTGTGCGCGACAGCGAGTTCCGGTTGATTGAAACACTTGCCGAACGGTGTGCGGCGCTAATAATGGCCGAGTTTAATGTGCCCTGGCTGCGCTTAAGTATCACCAAGCCCGGGGCAATGCGTCAGGCCAAGGATGTGGGGGTGGTTATTGAGCGCGGGACGCCGCTGTCGCCAATAATCGGCTCTCGGCTTGGTAATGCGAATGGCTGA
- a CDS encoding BrnT family toxin, with the protein MYSFEFDPKKSKSNFEKHGIDFVDAQAIWQDTDFIEIMAKSDDEPRALVVGMIDGKHLSAIITYRTDRIRIISVRRSRNSEVVLYES; encoded by the coding sequence ATGTATTCATTCGAATTTGACCCAAAGAAGAGCAAATCCAACTTCGAGAAGCATGGCATTGACTTTGTTGATGCCCAAGCTATCTGGCAGGATACTGATTTTATTGAAATTATGGCTAAATCAGATGATGAGCCAAGAGCTTTGGTGGTCGGCATGATCGACGGGAAGCATTTGTCTGCCATTATTACTTACCGTACGGACAGGATTAGGATCATCTCCGTTCGGCGGTCCCGAAATTCTGAGGTGGTACTTTATGAAAGCTAA